One genomic region from Actinocatenispora thailandica encodes:
- a CDS encoding LysR family transcriptional regulator, whose translation MDRLETRELAYFLAVAEELHFGRAAERLGIAQPALSRAVARLERRLGVGLFDRTSRVVALTSAGRMLVEDARHALDAVSAAARRAQRAGAVTPRLVLAIKVGGDAGRLPELLARYQRESGVLPVHVIFEADRPALLRDGRADAALLYDPIDDLRGFDTQPLLTDPPIAVLPAAHPLAARTGISQDELRGETVHRREDGAVGSIDELMHRIALGQLVAVLPRSLTVPLRSDLAAVPVTDVEPVTLVLAWPAYSTSPSVAALARAAESLT comes from the coding sequence ATGGATCGGCTGGAGACGCGCGAACTGGCGTACTTCCTGGCGGTGGCCGAGGAGCTGCACTTCGGCCGGGCCGCGGAACGGCTCGGCATCGCGCAACCGGCGCTGTCCCGGGCGGTCGCCCGGCTGGAGCGCCGGCTCGGGGTCGGGCTGTTCGACCGCACCAGCCGGGTCGTCGCCCTCACCTCGGCCGGCCGGATGCTGGTCGAGGATGCCCGGCACGCGCTGGACGCGGTCTCCGCCGCGGCCCGGCGGGCGCAGCGGGCCGGCGCGGTGACGCCCCGGCTGGTCCTGGCCATCAAGGTGGGCGGCGATGCCGGTCGGCTGCCCGAGCTGCTCGCCCGGTACCAGCGCGAGTCCGGCGTCCTGCCGGTGCACGTGATCTTCGAAGCCGACCGGCCGGCGCTGCTGCGCGACGGTCGCGCCGACGCGGCCCTGCTGTACGACCCGATCGACGACCTGCGCGGGTTCGACACCCAGCCGCTGCTCACCGACCCGCCCATCGCGGTGCTGCCGGCCGCGCACCCGCTCGCCGCGCGGACCGGCATCAGCCAGGACGAGCTGCGCGGCGAGACGGTGCACCGGCGCGAGGACGGCGCCGTCGGCAGCATCGACGAGCTGATGCACCGCATCGCGCTCGGCCAGCTCGTCGCGGTCCTGCCACGGTCGCTGACCGTACCGTTGCGGTCCGACCTGGCCGCCGTCCCGGTCACCGACGTCGAGCCGGTCACGCTGGTGCTCGCCTGGCCCGCGTACAGCACCTCGCCGTCGGTCGCCGCCCTCGCCCGCGCCGCCGAGTCGCTGACCTGA
- a CDS encoding NAD(P)-dependent oxidoreductase, translating to MTGFWVHGVASSVGERVVARLRAERPDWRFTDGAPPENARYSVLVAGRPDEALLSASPALRTLVVPFAGVPAQTAERLADRPGIAVRTLHHTAGPTAELALGLVLAAARALVPADRAMRGGDWTPRFVPPQPTMVLAGHAATVVGYGEVGRRVARGLAALDMRVNAVRAGARATSGDGVALVHPPRRLPELLRRSRVVVLAVPLSARTGGMIGATELALLPDPAVLVNVARAAVVDEAALYQRLRAGGLAAGLDVWWSEASADGPRTGIAASRFPFHELPNVVLSPHRGGAFSLPEVQRARLTELTRVLDDLSGHDGG from the coding sequence GTGACAGGTTTCTGGGTGCATGGGGTGGCGTCGTCGGTCGGTGAGCGGGTGGTGGCCCGGCTGCGGGCCGAGCGGCCGGACTGGCGGTTCACCGACGGCGCGCCCCCCGAGAACGCCCGCTACTCGGTGCTCGTCGCGGGCCGGCCGGACGAGGCGCTGCTGTCCGCGAGCCCGGCGCTGCGCACGCTGGTGGTCCCGTTCGCCGGTGTCCCGGCGCAGACCGCCGAACGGCTCGCCGACCGGCCCGGCATCGCGGTACGCACCCTGCACCACACGGCCGGGCCGACCGCCGAGCTCGCGCTGGGCCTGGTACTCGCGGCGGCGCGGGCGCTGGTACCCGCCGACCGGGCGATGCGGGGCGGCGACTGGACACCGCGGTTCGTCCCGCCGCAGCCCACGATGGTGCTGGCCGGACACGCCGCGACCGTCGTCGGGTACGGCGAGGTCGGGCGCCGGGTGGCACGCGGCCTGGCCGCGCTGGACATGCGGGTCAACGCGGTGCGCGCCGGGGCGCGCGCGACCAGCGGCGACGGCGTCGCGCTGGTGCACCCGCCGCGCCGGCTGCCGGAGCTGCTGCGCCGCTCCCGGGTCGTGGTCCTCGCGGTACCGCTGTCCGCGAGGACCGGCGGCATGATCGGCGCGACCGAGCTGGCCCTGCTGCCCGATCCCGCCGTCCTGGTCAACGTGGCGCGGGCCGCGGTGGTGGACGAAGCCGCGCTGTACCAACGGTTGCGCGCCGGTGGGCTGGCCGCGGGCCTCGACGTCTGGTGGTCCGAGGCGTCCGCCGACGGCCCACGGACCGGCATCGCCGCCTCCCGCTTCCCGTTCCACGAACTGCCGAACGTGGTGCTCAGCCCGCACCGCGGCGGCGCGTTCAGCCTCCCGGAGGTGCAGCGGGCCCGGCTGACCGAACTGACCCGGGTCCTCGACGACCTGTCCGGCCACGATGGAGGGTGA